The sequence below is a genomic window from Rhodococcus sp. 4CII.
AGGAGTACGCCCGGTTGGTGTTCGCCATCCTGGACGCGCACCCCGACATCCTGGAGGGAATCGAGGCAGGGTTCCGCCTGGCGGGCGAGACCCTGGTGGCCACCGATTACGCGGACGCCTGCCCTATCGCCACGGTCGCACTCGAGGTCGCGAGCACCAACGAGGTGCTTCGCGCGGCCACGGCGGACGTGTTCACGAGTTGGATCGAGGCGGGCAGCGCGCTCCTGCGCGACCGTGGCTTCGGGGAAGCCGCGGCGCGGCGCCTGATTCTGGGATTCATCACCGGCCTGGAGGGCGCGTTCGTCCTCGCCCGCGCGCTGCGCAGCACCGAACCGCTCGATGCGGCCGGCGCCGCAGTCGTCGCCGCCGCGCGTGCCTGCCTCCCCGCACGTGAATGAGAAAGCGTGCCCGCGCACACAACGGAACTCACGTTGGAAGGTGACAGGCGTCACACTACGGTTGCGGAAGAAATCCCCGGCGTCCATAGTTGAAGATACAAGAACTTGAACCTTCAACTAATCGCATCGTCGACTACCCGAGGAGTTTTCATGACCACCGCCACCACCACCCTGCCCAACCTCACCGCCGGAACCTGGGCCATCGACTCGGTCCACTCCACCGTCGGCTTCTCCGTCCGCCACCTCATGGTCAGCAAGGTCCGCGGCACGTTCAACGACTTCACCGGCGCCATCACCGTCGCCGAGGACGGCACCCCCACCGTCACCGCCGAGATCCAGGTCGCGTCCATCGACACCAAGAACACCGACCGCGACGCCCACATCAAGTCCGCCGACTTCTTCGACGCCGAGCAGTACCCCACCGCCACCTTCACCTCCACCGCCGTCCGCGCCAAGGGCGACGACTACGTGGTCGAAGGCGAATTCACCCTCCACGGCGTCACCCGCCCCGTCGAACTCGCCCTCGAATTCGGCGGCGTCAACCCCGGCATGGGCAACGGACCGGTCGCCGGCTTCGAAGCCACCACCGTCCTCAACCGCAAGGACTTCGGCATCACCATCGACATGCCCCTCGAAGGCGGCGGAGCCGTCGTCGGCGACAAGATCACCATCACCCTCGAGATCGAGGCCGGCCTGCAGGCCTGACCCATCCCGCACCACCCGCGCCCCGTCCTCCACCCGGAGAACGGGGCGCGGTCGTTTCGTGCCACCGGCAGATCTGGCGGCGAACAGCACTGCCCACCCAATTGCGCCGATCAAAGCGAAACTGATCAGCCGGTACAGCATCACGGCCGCGGTCGCCTCGTCCGTGCCCAGTCCACCGGCGACGAACGCCACGATCAGGGCGCCGTCGACGACACCGATGCCGCCGGGGATCAGGGGGATGCTCGACGCGGCCATGCCGGCGACGTAGGCCGTCATCGCGAGCCCGATGCCGACGTCGGCGACGCCCACCGCCCGGCACGCCGCGACCAGGCACAGTAGGTCGCCGATCCAGTTCAGTCCCGCGAACATGCCCCCGAGAACCCAGTCCCGGGGGCGTGGCCGGACGAGCGCGAGTTGCTCGACGACGGTGCGGACGCGTTCGGCGCCCGTCGTCACGGGCCGCCGCAACACTGCATTGACCCAGCCGAGAACCCGCTCCCCCGCACGCACGAGCAGCGCGGGTCGGCGAATCAGTTCCCGAAACGCGAGGGCCAGCCCGAGAACGCCGGCGATCTCACCGACGAGGGTGATCGGATCGGCATGCGCCCGCACTCCGATCGTCGCCCCGAGAATGCCGAGCGCACCGAGCGCCACGGAACTGATGACCCCCGAGGCGAGCATCGTCCAGGCGACCAGTGGCGTGCTGGCCCCCCACTTGCGCAACCGGCGAAATGTGAATCCCGCGGACACGAGATGCCCGGCGGGAAGGGTGACGGACAACGCGTTGGATGCGAAAGTCAGTGCAATCGAACTACGGAGCGCCACCCGGAGCCCACCGGCCGCGAGCAGTTGCCGCTGCAGTCGCGCGAACGTCGTCATCGACGCGATCTCCGCGACGACCGCCAGCGCGAGCCACCGCCACCGCGGATGCAGCAACGCGCCCGACGCCCGCGCGATGTACGGACTGAGCACCAGCACCTCGATCACGAGTGCCGCGGTGGCGGCGACCCCCAGGGCCGTCCGGAATGCCGACCGCCCGCGCCCCGTGTCAGCGACGGTCATCGGACGCGCTTCCGGTGCGCGGCCGGGGAAGGTCGAGGACGCCGGCCTCGATCTCACCGAATGCCGCATCCAGCAACCGGAGGAAGTGCTCCGCGTCGTCGCCGGGCTGCCACTGCAGATAGGCGGTGCGCAATACGGCGAAGGCCGTGTTGACGAGCAGGGCGCGGCAGAGCGGGTCGACCGGGTTCGACTGCGTCCTCGCGTCGACCCAGTCCTGGACGAATTGCTGGAATCGCTCGCCGGCCGCCTTGGTCGACTGCGCGAGGTGGGGAGCCGCACCCAGGATCCGCCGCTGGATCACGAGGGTCGGTGCATTCTGAGCGATGCGTCCGCGGATGATCTCCCGGACCGACACCCACAGCGGCTCGTCGGCCGGACGCTCGTCCGCCAGCGTCTGCCACCGCCCACACTCACCCGGCCCGGGGTCGAAGAGCAGCGCTTCCTTGGACGCGAAGTAATTGAACAGAGTGCTCTTGGACACGCGGGCCGCTGCCGCGATCTCTTCGACGCTGACGTCGTCGTAGCCGCGCTCATCGACCAGTTCGAGCGCGCAGGCGTGCAAGGTCCGCCACGTCTCGTGCTTCTTCGACTCGCGCAGCCCCGCTCCGCTGTCCTTGGCCATGTACTGAACCCTAGCCTCAACTTGGACCCGGTACAATTTTATTCTCGGTCTACTATTGGCATGAGTCCAAAAGTCCGGTGCGACGAGGCCACCTCTAGGCTGACGGTGTGAAGAAGTACCTCCCCGCGCTCGCCGTCGACGTCGTTCTCGTGATCGTGTTCTGCGCGATCGG
It includes:
- a CDS encoding YceI family protein — encoded protein: MTTATTTLPNLTAGTWAIDSVHSTVGFSVRHLMVSKVRGTFNDFTGAITVAEDGTPTVTAEIQVASIDTKNTDRDAHIKSADFFDAEQYPTATFTSTAVRAKGDDYVVEGEFTLHGVTRPVELALEFGGVNPGMGNGPVAGFEATTVLNRKDFGITIDMPLEGGGAVVGDKITITLEIEAGLQA
- a CDS encoding TetR/AcrR family transcriptional regulator encodes the protein MAKDSGAGLRESKKHETWRTLHACALELVDERGYDDVSVEEIAAAARVSKSTLFNYFASKEALLFDPGPGECGRWQTLADERPADEPLWVSVREIIRGRIAQNAPTLVIQRRILGAAPHLAQSTKAAGERFQQFVQDWVDARTQSNPVDPLCRALLVNTAFAVLRTAYLQWQPGDDAEHFLRLLDAAFGEIEAGVLDLPRPRTGSASDDRR
- a CDS encoding TetR/AcrR family transcriptional regulator; amino-acid sequence: MNDTKARILGTSGELFRRNGYTGTGLKQVAAEARAPFGSIYHFFPGGKQQLGEEVIRTSGEEYARLVFAILDAHPDILEGIEAGFRLAGETLVATDYADACPIATVALEVASTNEVLRAATADVFTSWIEAGSALLRDRGFGEAAARRLILGFITGLEGAFVLARALRSTEPLDAAGAAVVAAARACLPARE